GAAAAACAAGTTCTGACGCTCATCTTTATCACTGAAAATGGTTGCCTCGGAATCATTACTTCTCTTCCTTAAGaaaaatacatatttttttagaaactACAGTCGAACTTGGAAGGGTGAATGGGAAAGGGTTTAACCATGAAGAGTGGCGTTCATTATACCATGGCAAGATGAGTTTGGATTCCAagtgttaactacattgcaatatttgggaattgaagggaaaattaagAAGAAAGGATGAATAGAAGGATGAACACAGAgatattagagagagagagagagaaagagtttagagagagaaataggattTGTATTGACTGACTAAATGAAGATTACACACACTATTTTTATAAGAGAAATCCTAACTACTCTCACCAAATACTAACAAATTTACTAACTGTATTGCTACTATATTTCTAACTGTATTACTGACTTGTACCCTTAATACTctccctcaatctcaactggggaAACCCAGTTTGAGATTGGAAGAACATCAGCAATCACTACTATGAAACCCAGAAAAATAGAACAAACTTGAACCAATTGCAATCTTGCAATCCTTCTGGATGATTGAATTCATCCAACTCAGATTCAATAGCTTCATCAGTATCAACATCAATCAAATTTTGCATATGACTAACATAACTATTGGGCGTTTATATAAAGCTCATTCAGCTTCAAGTTCGGCGCCAAACTGCCCTGATCGTGCAACATCCTTATCCAGATTCCGGATAGCAGCATGGTTAATTAAACCATCATCCTCACTAGCATGTATTTGCTACCGCCAAACTATCCCCCATTCATCATTTCTATGCACTTTTGAGCATCATTCCTTGAATCATAGTAAGAATGTGGCACATTAACTGCCTTCCAGACATCTCCACTAGCACATAATTATGCTCCCTCGTTTACTAGAGTATCTGCAGTATTCAAATTCTCCATGTAAATGATCTAAATGATATGCTTTTCTGAATCATTATCCAACTCTGCACTAAAATGTTCATTTGAATCTATATATGTAGGGTTGCACTCATGACCTCCAGTAAGCTTTTGTGGAGACTTGTCATCTTCTTCCATGTCTGTGGGACTCGTCACCTTGTAGGAAGAGTAGCTGTAATTGACACCCTTCCTCTACCTCTAACAGGAGCTTCTCAAAGGACAACCTTCTATAAGGTAGTCATAACACACCCTCATGTCAGTATAACAACTTCTTACGGGTTTACCCTACGTGGGATTCACTGTCAACAATCTCATTCAACTTGGCTTCAGCCtttaatatttacaaaaaatagaaaattaacaaaatatagTGTGGCATCGGCCTTAACTATAGCACCACGGGATCGCCCTTTGTggatttttaccaaaaacaacttctttgaacaatggcatcggccttcacaatttcaacaactaaaaatcaacatctatgtaggattacccttcgtgggatttacctacTCAAAACACGGGATTACCTTTCGTGTGATTTACTGTTAACAACTTCTTCTAACCTTTGTAGGATTTACTTATTCACATCACAAAATTATCCTTCATGGGATTTACCGTTTACAACTTCTTCAAAATTCATCGTATAACCGGACTTACTGTAGATTCATGCTGACAACTGAGTTGGTTCGACTCTGAAATTATAGGCTGAGATAAGAAAACATACTGCACAAACTCCTCAATAAGCACCTGAACAATCTTCTTCGACATTACACTTCTCATTTTGGCACAAACCATAATCTGAATAACCGTTTCGCATAAAAAAAGAATCAAACCcattaaagagagagagattcatTTCTGCAAGTCAATCTTTAGCCCAACAATGCAATGTGTGCATTTTAGAATGTGACCAACACTCTCTGTAAATCTTCAAATGCAGACTGCTTCAAGGCAAAAGAAAGATGGCTTCAAGCCAAAAGAAAGTGTGTTTGCTACTTTGTGTACAACTCTAAGCCAGACATAGCTACCGAATAAGAAAATTGTAGGCAGACTCCaagtcaaaagaaaaaaaaaactgtattgCTTCCATAACTAGTTTGATAATGGTGTAACGTCGTTCTTGAACCAGAACAACTTTGTGCCCAATCCTCTAATTGACATAAGCAAGAAATATGACACCATTTTGCTGAGAAAAACGCATGTTAATGAAATCTCAAAACATGAACCAAGAGAGAAAACGAGCAGCAAAACATCAAAGATGCAAAACCTAGAGAGAATAAAGAACTATCTTGTATGGAGCAATTAGTCGAAACCATTAACAACCACACAAAAAAACCTAGAAAAGATTCATTCTAATTGTTCAAGAATTTGGAGAAAAAGGACTGAAAACATAACCTTCACATGAAACTTTTGAGTTGGGCATTTCGACAAACACCTGGACTGCACCCATTGTTGTGTTCCTTTcaagtgcaaatataaggatagtataatggcacaagtaagggtgtcgaaccacagAGACTGATTAGAACTCTACAAATTACTAGCTTTATGAGAACTCTAACTACATAATGAAAATGCAAACTGAATTTAGACTTttcaattgaaaactaaaataacttaaaaatgcAAGAAAGATAAAGATAAAGATAAATGATAGGCTGATTAAGAAACGATGGGAATGGAACTAGAGATACCGATTTCACCATTAGAAGTCAattccatgaaaattaagtcaaaacgtATTCAACTCTCCAATCTACAACTAGggttcatttatttatttatgatcatccatttgatgtgtggttttgatcaagtactcctaatctgcaacctagttgtgatgttcaacttagattaccaaataagaatccattaagaacaagaaaacttccaagaaccaaagaaatcacatgacgggatgtatgcatagcagtttcttcattcattcacatgtccaccaagattaagcatgatgtgtactataaccttgatcaaataattcataagcaaccctaatggtgatcaaacataaagattaacaaacaaattataccataaaatcaatgaatgaaacaagaacacagATTGGTAGTTTgaatactttaacttaataacatagagtagttttgcaaggctacatcgaaatccccagctatgaacttaattacacaacatgattagagaatatataaatatcaataacaacatgagtgaaattaaagttcatagaagaaacccccttgaagcaattctgatgttgaacttctccaagaacagcGCGGCTACGTGGTTTCTTCGGTGGCTGCAGATGGTGAATggaaatagggttttgtttctggaagaaaggccaaagaaagagaagagagagagctctgggcGACCTCAAGGGGAAGCTTGTGTAAAAGTGGCTAAAACTCTCAGTTTTATAAGGTTAAAAAGGTTATTACAGATTGCCAATACATCCCAGTAATTAGGCATTTACctcccacatttttttgttgttattggtCTTATAAAGAGTCATATTCATCACCATATTCAGTTTCCACTTTAATTCTTTGTCTACATCAGCATCCTTATTCAAATCTCCACTTTTAGCACCATTTTGCCTTATTTGTCCTCAACTGAGCTCCAAAATACGATTAGctgcacactaacacaaaaGAGGGTAAAATGCAACTcgtttaactcaaaaatatcacaaagGGACTAAGGATGAATggtataaatgtatgaaatatatgagttatcacTTATGTCTGATTTTTCTTCCATACCAAAGAACAGAGTAGAGATCAAAGAATTCACTGACCCATTCTTTCAAATAGTTGGAATGCACATAATCATAACCTGAAGAGCTCCCAAGATTTGCAATCTTGAACAAACAACCACCAACTCCCGATTTCTTCCTCCTCTGTTTTTCTCTCTGGATCCGATTTCGTCCAAGTTTTTCCCGATTTCAGCCAATGGTGATCTTCGAATGGCCTCGTTGTTCGTACGTCGACCCAAGTCCAAAGCTCACATGTGATGTGACAAAAAACTTGATTCCAAATCCTCCAAATGGGCAAGAACTTTCTCTAATTTCCAATTCTCCAAACATTCCAAGAGTCACAGAAAATCAAacccaaagagagagagagaaagagagagattcaTATCTTTAAGTAAATCTTCAGCAATAGTGATAACCGTGGTGATTGCCATCCCCAGTGAAGAGAGCTCAACCTCATTGTACTGCGTTATGTACCTCTTAGCAAGATTGACGTAGAAGAAGAGCGATTTCTTAGTGTTGGAGACCTAAATTATGTTCTTCGATAACTCAACTGATAACGGTGGTGGAGATATGACTCTCTGCATTTACTCTACCGCCATTTTTCTCTGAAATTTTCTCCAACTTTCGATCTCTCTCTTTTGATCGGGAACGGGGAAACTCATAAATTTGATCGGAAAGAAATCAACCCAGAAGTCAAAGAACAATCGCGAAAGCACCTAGAAACTTATCCTAACATCTAATGAAAATTTGGAAAGAAACTAAGTTAGAAACAGATGTAAAATAATGGAAAATGGAACCACCAGAATCCATGGCGTAAGcttggtggctctgataccatgttaactacattgcaatatttgggaattgaagggaaaattaagaagaaatgaTGAACACAAAGatattagagagaaagagtttagagagagaaataggattTGTATTGACTGACTAAATGAAGGTTACACACActgtttttataagagaaatCCTAACTACTCTCACCAAATACTAACAAACTTACTAACTGTATTGCTAACTGTATTACTGACTTGTACCCTTAATACCAAGAACTTCGTAGATGACAATCTACTTAAATACTTCCTTGATCTCAGCTACGAGAATATGAGTGAGATTCCATCCCTAATGGGTATTTCAAAGCACGAGCTGCACAATAAAGTGGTCGAGTTGGGACAACGCATCAATCAACTAATTGGCATCTAACCCTTCTAAAAATTTTTGGACTTTGCGCTTTTTACCAAAGGTAAACAACTTTTAGGGTTACATACAGTATTCTAAAAAGAGGGCTAGGCGACTCCTAGGCGCTAGGCGTTGGGCTGCCACGACCATTATTCCAAAAACGTTCAACAAATCAGCAAGGCGGCCTTGGTGGCGAACTAGGCAGTTCTGTTAAAAAGTATATATACATACCGTTGTTTCACAGCATCACCTAAAAGAAGAGGCGTTCACATAATATtgaagagagagagcgagagagtgAGAAAACATCATGGAAGAGAGAGCGATGCTAAATTAGAATAACAGATATGCAATTGCAGggataaacaaaaaattgactTGGATAGTTGGGATTTCTTCAACTAAGCATGCAATTTTCTTCGATGCGCTTGaggttttgggaaattttacaaaggaaaaagaagatgGGCGAAGCAGGGAAATTTtgcaaaggaagaagaagatgggcaGAGCAATCGAAGGCGAGGAAGAGGAAACAGAAAAGATAAAGGCCTTCGCGTTTTCCAAGGCCTCAATAACCCATCTCATCTTTTTGACCGGTGTCCACTACTTTCCACTATTAATTACCCACCTTTAGTCTCCAATTAATTACCCACTATCAACTTATAATTAtaataaagtaaaataaaaatagttaCCCTTTCGACTAGTAAATATGTTGTATATtggtaatgttagagagactaaatCTTATCCATaaatttcatacaagtataattttttgtaagtgtcaatatgcacttatttacaagatatacaagaaaattACCTAAATTTGCCTTGACCCctccgcctagccgcctaggcgcaaGACGCTAGCCCgtcgcccgactagcgcctagcgttttttagaaccttggttacATATGATGTTATTGAATTGAGTTCTATGTATTAAGGCTTTAACCTTTCATTGAGCtctattttttaaggaaaactaatgaaaatggttaaaaactttgagttttaatgataaggacaaaataaatggtaaagtgaataataccagtattgactttttagtgtaaaaatgtggtttttcgttaaaatgaacagtaggaggagcttttcgttaagaTTCCTTATTTTTTAAGGCTTTAacctacaattgatacaagtgTGCTTCAGTAGCAGTTGTCAATAAAACATGTCATATAAGTAATTAAAACATCAACAGGCCCTACCATTTTTGTAGGTGGTGCTATACAAGACCAACTTTTCCACATCCTTCTCAATTTTCGGCCATTGGATTGAATAAATTGGAAATGAGCAGAGAACAAGAATTAACGAGTGTATGAAACGTAAAcataggtgtgtggatagcaccacaTTTTTTAATGATGGCATCTCTAAGACATGGAAAATTACGAGGGAAAAGAAAACCTTGGAAAGAGTTGCCGTGACAACGTGAATCTTACGGCCTGCTGCTGCTGGGAGAACCCATTCTTGATTTAGCTCCCCAAATGAACTGACGAGTCTTACAGAACGTTCAGTGAGCTGAAATGTTATTTAATCAACCAGCATGAACTTAGAATCCAAATGAATCATTATAACCAGAAAGTATTGAATTCAGGACTAAACGATCTAACAGTTTAACACTGAACCCATTTCTAACGCAACATACCCCAAATCGACCAGACTAGCTGGTTCATCATAACTACCATGTAAGGGCCTAGACATgtcaaattgaaatttaaattaGAAAGCGAGGATAAATTCGATAACTTACTTGCACAACTTGATCCGCAATAGCATTATGGCAAAGGAAATCTCTTCAGAACCCAAGCTCTTATCTTATATTCTTCTAAGTTACCTTGAGAATCTATTTCAAAAACTTGTGCTGTCCTATGTAGCAGCTTACAACCAGGACTGTGTCATACGGATCGATTGTGACATAGGACCACATCCCTACAATGTCTCCCAACCCACGATACGAAGCCTAGCCAGAGGCATATGATAAAGAACAAGTAATTTGTATCAGTGTGGGAACAAAATGCAGATGTTCAAAAGAAATTAAATGCTAAAATAAGACAAACCAGTTCTTTTACTTCAATTTGATCTCGAACCAGGCGTAAAGAACTATCCTTTTGAGCTCCTGAGCAAGTTACAACCCGAGATCGACCTTCCATCCCAACATAACGACACAGATTGGCATAGGTTTTTACAATTGTTATACATACAGCAATTGCATCCGTCCTTTGATGTAGCTCTACAAGCTGTGTTTGCATAACAATGGGACGTCAACATCTATTACTGCAAATTAACTtttaataccaaaaaaaaattagaatcaaTGTGCTTAATTCAGTTAAAACCTCATAAATAATGGAAATAAAAACATACAAGTATGAATGTAATACCTGTGAGCCCCCAGAACTTGATCCCACATAGACAAGTCCACTGTCTAGGCATGAAATTGAAGATGCAGCAGATATCTCCCCCAAAGGCTCAGTATGGAGTCCACTACATCATACGAAAGTGAATCTTTGAGATGATCAAAGCATCAAACAAGATCCACaacacaataatttttttttttttctactcaCGTTTCATTTTCATGCTCTAATCTTACGCGTATGAGTTGGCCACATGTGGTACCAATCATGTACGCATATCCATCTCCATTCACTTTTTGCAAACGCCGTCCCATAATACTAtaattaaatgaaatacataattaactaattcTAACATGAATTTCTAATTCAAACCAATATTTGTAACTTACAGGTATCTGGTTTTCTGTATGATCTCTGGTTCGACGACAGTAAAGGATTTTGCTTTGTCCCTAAACAATAACTCCATAAAGTGGCCCAGACACTGGAATCAGAAACTGAGCTCCGTCAAGCTTATTCCAGGACCAAAGAGTGTTAGAAAATTTGTTCTCATCCTGAGTAAACTCGTATGTTCTGAACTTGATACCATCGCGCATCATTGTTGCTATCACCATTACAGTCCTGCATTAATCAATTAGAATGCTATGAAAATCAAGGACTTTATCCAGAAATAACTCAAACACCAAACGgaacaaataattaattatttccctAATCAATTATTTCAAATATAAGTTAAAAGCATATCATTACAACAAACCTAATAATGTTTAAAAAAAGGCGAAAAACTCTCTTAATCATATACCCAACTATGAAATTGAAACAATCTTAATTCTTAATAGCATTCAACCTagaaaaacaatattaaaaagattacaatttttaataattttttttctattttccttattttttctattttttataatttttttaatgttggaTTAATTATATCCGTTGATTATCAAATTGATTTGGAATCGGACGCACCAGATTGGGTCACGTGGCGCAatgttaataattttaaatttttgccGTTGAAAAACCAATGGTTTACAATTCGCCATTTCAGCAAGCCGTTTGAGAGTTCTATTTTGTCTCCCACTCTCCTTGCCCAATGGCAATAGGCCAGGCTTAAGAAGGCTGGGCACTTGGGCTAGCAGTAGTTGGCCCACCACTTGCTTTTGGTTTATTGGACTATTGGAAAGGGTTTTTTGGGTTAGACGGCAACATTGTTGCCTTTGCCCCTCCCTGCCACCAACTAGTGAAGAAGCTCTAAAATTGGTTTGCAGCAGTACCTCAAAGAGAGACCTATGTACCTAAATTATGTATTTCAACAACTTGATGAAGTTTTGCACGAATCTAAAcccttacactatgtttggatgagggaaataaatttgaaattttgacaaaagtcagaatttataaattgacctGCACCAATTTCCTTATTTAGATTCATAGAAATAGAAATTTACAATTTcctcgtgaaaaaaaaaaacttagaatttGAGACCAccaattttcaagtttaaattatatggaaataagtgtcatttccaaatttttatgAGTGTGAGttcaaaaatatcaaatttcatactcaaattccattgtttttCAGGTTAACCACataagaaaatttacaaattctagaaaTTAAAATtctatcattttaaaattccttagtaattttaaatattttcatccaaacaaaatgttaaaaaacctgaaaattttgttgaatttcaaatctcaaaattcaaaattcaaactttcaaaatttcaaaagcatAATGATACAGTGTAGTGTGATCCATACAAACTTACACTATCAAGTTGACTACTACTTTTGTGAATCAAATCCAAACACTTTCTCTAACTCATAAAGAACATGATGAACATGAAGAACACTCATAGGAAAACCCATAAGAGTCTCATGACATTTTAACTCATATTTTGACCATTTTAACACGTTTAACAAAACTACCAACTAAGTAGCTACCTTAGGGGTTCTTATGTCAACTTAATTCTCAATTAACAAGACAATAGGAGCCCAAATTTAAGCAGAAGAAGTGGAGAACCTTATATAGTTTGGAATTGCAATGCAATAGGGTTCTTTTGTATATCattactcttgatcacattgtttagttaatagtttattcatatttgcaatccaatgtgattctcttgtcgatatgattactttgaatgtgatttggaacgtaTTTCCTAAATCGTATTCATATATTTTGGCGAGAGATTCTTactcatatcatagagtattctccgtCAACTGTTTGATTGTTAAATATCCCTTGTTGTACACTCATATACCTCCATGATTAggtagcttaaccccaacgatatCGTGGACACCCTCGCAATGAATGAATATagcaagatatatatatatatatatatatatatatatatatatatatatataatttgataaTGTAAAAGCAATGAACAAAATGTATCTAAAACTAACAATAAAATACAAAAGCTGATTACAAAATACAGTATATTTAGcaaataactttaaaaaaaataaaaaaaaaacatctggAATTTTTTATCGAAATAAGTTCAGAAAATTTCGaatcagaaattcaaaatttttggaattctaaattctaattttCATTCCACCTTTTAGAAAAATTCCGATTCATAAATTTTCAGGTTTAGATTAAGAAAGTTTAATGTCGGAATCAGAAACACCATTCTGACTTGCACACTTAAATATATAGACAATGAGATTTTGCATACAAATTCTTTAGAGCACTTCAGTGTGTAAGAGCCCCTTTGGTAATAGGTAATTCAATTCCTTCAAGTAAATAATAACCATCTTTAATAACTCTCCCCTCAGGCACTCGAGCCTTAGACTTCCGCTTGACCTCTCCCAAGGGCTCCCTTCAGCCCAATTGCCCGACTGGGCTGGCATTACTGTAGGGGGCATTCGGCTTGCAATTGTTGCCCCCAGGTCTATTGCCCACAGTGGACTTGCTAGCAGATGTGATGGAAAGAAAGTGGGACAACCACATCCAAAATCactattaaaagaaaaatatacggACACAAAGTTTGTTGGAAGTTAGAAAATGTAACTTTGAAAAGGGTTGGAAAAAATTctcgaaaatcccaaaccaaaccaaaaaaattccGATTTCAAACCAAAATTCCTAAAATTTTCGGGATGAAATACCAAACTGATCCTGAAATTTCGATACAAGATTCGGTATTGTCTACTCAATCTTTCGGTAATCCCATATTGaaccgaaaataaataatataattatatatatatatatatatatattatatacattTGAATTGTTGCTAAGTACTAGTAGCAATATAATTGGTGTGGTCTACAAATAGTAATCATAACCCTTTATGGCCACATCTGCCGGTACGAACCTTCCACAAATGTGTCTATTTCTTCAACACGAAATCAAAAAATTGTATTGTTAGTTTTCAAACATATTAGGTTtgttacttattttattttggttgcaTGTTAATTTAACTTGGTATGAATGATTGTTATTTCAATTTGTATGAAATTTGGGAATACCAAATCATCCCGaaatatcgaaaatatttcgggaatcccgaaattgggaataccgaaatttcagtttggtattggtcttcaaattctcaTCCCAAAAATTTTCGATTTGGAATTCGGGATCCCATTTTCGATTTCGGATCCCATACCAAACCACCCCTACCTttcaatatgagcatatggaggACTAAACTCAAACCGTACAAACTTCACTGAGAAAAATTCCATCTGATTGTATTTGTGGAGCCTACTTAAGCTTCTTTGAGTGTTCTTTAAATTTCTCCCACAtctaaaaggaggaagaaaagaaacatACATAACACAAAAGAGTAGGTTTTATAGCCAACTCGACTAAACTCGTATTTATTGTTGCTAAAGTAATGATACTATTATATCTAATTTGACTAAACTCATGTTTGTCTAGAATGGCAAGCaagactaattttttttctttcaaaacatcCGTGGTACAAGAGGCAAAAacttgataaaaataaatatgtgatctttctttttttctagtTCATACATTATAAGGGATGGCCAACGGTTACGGCAGGGTAACCgtggttatttatccataaccgtttatgttcataccTGAATAGCTGTTTATACAATGGGTgtttgcctaaacggttatacacatacccataaccgtttataaacggttaatcaTGTACATAACCGCATAcctatttaaccgtaaccgtttagtacccgtttacccatttaccctttttaacccGCTTATCCTTTCCTTTTTACCACTTACCCCTTTTTCATCTgtctatatgttttttttaacaaattgaaaattaaaaaagaaaaatttgtcatttgACAATCGAGGAGTCTACGTGTATTTTCAACACAAATATAATATGTTCCACTTTACTGCAGAAAATCTCATCTGACTGTTATGTTGGTGTATGGATCTAATGAATCAGACCCAtctgcatcatatattaattgtcACCAAAATTTGAACAACTGAATTAAACAAAAatctaagagagagagagagagagagagagagatagcttgtTGCTTACATGATAATATGAAGGAGTTGATGAGAGAGAAGATGAAAAGCAAGAGCTgtttcatcttttctccaaattaaaaatttccaaattgcACTACACTAGCATATATCCAGACACTTGTAGTGAGATGATATATTCTCAAACTGTGCTGAGTCTATATTATATTAGCTACAAAAACCATGCACTACAGTCAATAgcattgatttaagttttgtttgATAGAGAACAtaatttgtgttaattttacatatataaaataaacgggtaaacggttatccGTTTATAACTGCAGCTAATACCCATAATCACCTATTTAAATTTCAcagataaacggttatacccataaccgtttatttatttaaacggTTACTCATAACCGTAACCATGAAATTTGTATGGGCGGATAACTGCAGTTACCCATAAGCGATGgatatttgcccatccctaattaTAACTGCTGAAAACGACCCATAATCTAAACCAGGGTGAATAATTTTTGATCCACCAATCCGGTACTACACTTATCACAATGATTGCTGAAAATTTCCCCATAGACTGAGTTACTGAGCTATGCAACAATGAATCAAAGGCTTATCATTTTGGACGGTCGGATGGTTTCTGATCTCTAAGCAATTCAACCACCCTTCTCATGGAGGGCCTGTTGATGGGGAATGCAGAGGTACAAAGAAGAGCCACCTTCAAAACCTTCTCAATCTTTTCGTAATCACGCGTCGACAGATCAATCCTTGGATCAATAATCTGGCAGAGATTGGCGCCGGAGAAACCGTTGTCATTgctgctttcttcttctccttcaggAGTAGACATGGCAGCCTCTCTAACCCACTTGACAAT
This is a stretch of genomic DNA from Malus domestica chromosome 02, GDT2T_hap1. It encodes these proteins:
- the LOC114821030 gene encoding DNA damage-binding protein 1-like isoform X2, whose protein sequence is MELLFRDKAKSFTVVEPEIIQKTRYLGLHTEPLGEISAASSISCLDSGLVYVGSSSGGSQLVELHQRTDAIAVCITIVKTYANLCRYVGMEGRSRVVTCSGAQKDSSLRLVRDQIEASYRGLGDIVGMWSYVTIDPYDTVLVVSCYIGQHKFLK
- the LOC114821030 gene encoding DNA damage-binding protein 1-like isoform X1 gives rise to the protein MELLFRDKAKSFTVVEPEIIQKTRYLGLHTEPLGEISAASSISCLDSGLVYVGSSSGGSQLVELHQRTDAIAVCITIVKTYANLCRYVGMEGRSRVVTCSGAQKDSSLRLVRDQIEVKELASYRGLGDIVGMWSYVTIDPYDTVLVVSCYIGQHKFLK